The following proteins come from a genomic window of Actinomarinicola tropica:
- a CDS encoding alpha/beta fold hydrolase, whose amino-acid sequence MPSFSAPDGVEIVFDDHPGDGPAVVLHHGFAADARTNWDAPGITGHLVDAGRRVVALDARGHGRSGKPHDPAAYDAPAMARDVSALLDHLDLGEVDLVGYSMGAFVSLEVATRDDRLRSLTLGGIGAGALPRRDGGTGPAIDREAVAVAMEADDPSAAQGGGRAFRALADATGADRQALAAVLRSSPHRPDDVGSVSVPVLVVAGLDDPLAAGVDELASAFSRSRLVRVPGDHMSAVGTPEMVDALLRFVTDPGAEVDS is encoded by the coding sequence GCTTCAGCGCGCCGGACGGCGTGGAGATCGTGTTCGACGACCACCCGGGCGACGGTCCGGCCGTCGTCCTCCACCACGGGTTCGCCGCGGATGCCCGCACGAACTGGGACGCACCGGGCATCACCGGTCACCTCGTCGACGCCGGCCGGCGGGTCGTCGCCCTCGATGCCCGGGGTCACGGCCGCTCCGGCAAGCCGCACGACCCCGCGGCGTACGACGCGCCGGCCATGGCCCGCGACGTGAGCGCCCTCCTCGACCACCTCGACCTCGGGGAGGTCGACCTCGTCGGCTACTCGATGGGCGCCTTCGTCTCCCTCGAGGTGGCCACCCGTGACGACCGGCTGCGGTCGTTGACGCTCGGCGGCATCGGCGCCGGCGCCCTCCCGCGGCGCGACGGCGGCACCGGTCCGGCCATCGACCGCGAGGCCGTCGCCGTGGCGATGGAGGCCGACGATCCGTCGGCGGCGCAGGGCGGCGGGCGGGCGTTCCGGGCGCTGGCCGACGCGACCGGCGCCGATCGGCAGGCGCTGGCGGCCGTGCTGCGGTCGAGTCCCCACCGCCCCGACGACGTCGGCTCGGTGTCCGTTCCGGTGCTGGTCGTCGCCGGCCTCGACGACCCGCTCGCGGCGGGGGTCGACGAGCTGGCGTCGGCGTTCTCGCGCTCGCGGCTCGTGCGCGTGCCGGGCGACCACATGTCGGCGGTCGGGACGCCCGAGATGGTCGACGCCCTCCTGCGGTTCGTCACCGACCCCGGCGCCGAGGTCGACTCCTAG
- the panB gene encoding 3-methyl-2-oxobutanoate hydroxymethyltransferase, whose translation MSTITAPQVRAHKVRAGKDPLVMVTAYDAPSARMADEAGVDLILVGDSVAMVVLGYDDTLQVTVDDLAHHTAAVARAKPRPLIVADLPWMSYHVGVEDTVRNAATLVRAGAQAVKLEGGRKRVPHIEAIVDAEVPVCGHLGLTPQSMHQMGGFKVQGKTSEAALALVADAKSLAAAGCFAIVLEGIPDEVAKMITDSVDVPTIGIGAGVDCDGQVLVFHDVLGIEDRVAPKFVRRYAELKAAGVAGLEAFAADVRSRAFPSEAETYHLAEAESDALALYGGGSISG comes from the coding sequence ATGAGCACGATCACCGCTCCCCAGGTGCGCGCCCACAAGGTGCGTGCAGGGAAGGACCCGCTCGTGATGGTGACGGCCTACGACGCGCCGTCGGCCCGGATGGCCGACGAGGCGGGCGTGGACCTGATCCTCGTCGGCGACTCCGTCGCCATGGTCGTCCTCGGCTACGACGACACGCTGCAGGTCACCGTCGACGACCTCGCGCACCACACCGCGGCGGTGGCGCGGGCGAAGCCCCGGCCGCTCATCGTCGCCGACCTGCCGTGGATGAGCTACCACGTCGGCGTCGAGGACACGGTCCGCAACGCGGCCACGCTCGTGCGCGCCGGCGCCCAGGCCGTGAAGCTCGAGGGCGGTCGCAAGCGGGTGCCCCACATCGAGGCCATCGTCGACGCCGAGGTCCCCGTCTGCGGGCACCTCGGCCTCACGCCGCAGTCGATGCACCAGATGGGCGGCTTCAAGGTCCAGGGCAAGACGAGCGAGGCCGCGCTGGCCCTCGTGGCCGACGCCAAGTCCCTCGCCGCCGCCGGGTGCTTCGCGATCGTGCTCGAGGGCATCCCCGACGAGGTGGCGAAGATGATCACCGACTCGGTCGACGTGCCCACCATCGGCATCGGTGCCGGCGTCGACTGCGACGGCCAGGTGCTGGTGTTCCACGACGTGCTCGGCATCGAGGACCGCGTGGCACCCAAGTTCGTGCGTCGCTACGCCGAGCTGAAGGCCGCCGGCGTGGCCGGCCTCGAGGCCTTCGCCGCCGACGTGCGGTCCCGGGCGTTCCCCTCGGAGGCCGAGACCTACCACCTGGCCGAGGCGGAGTCCGACGCCCTCGCCCTCTACGGGGGTGGCAGCATCTCGGGGTGA